The window AAGAATAAGAAAAATAGTCTAATAGAAGAAATACAAAAGTTGGAAGACAATATTAAAAAATATCTGAATTTAATAAAAGAGGACTTAGTTTCTTTAGACAATATAAGAAAGTTAAAACACGAATATTCTAAGTTTTTAGAGCACAAGAGACTAGAAGAAAGTACTCAAAATGAGATCGATGACTTGATAAATGAAATAAAAGATATTGAGCTTAAGCAAAAAAACATAGGAAATAGCCTGTTGATGTTGTATAAGAAGAATAATGTAAGCAATATGGATACATTTAAAGAAGGATTAGAAAAAAAGAGAAACTATGAAAAATCTATTCAGCTACTAGAAAGTCAGAAGAGCTTGCTTAGTAACATTCTTGGGGATAAAAACATAGAGTTTTTAAAGAAAAGGTCTGATGATTTTACTGAAACAATAGGACTAGATATAAGAGGGCTTGATAAAGATGACTTATTAGCTAATCTAAAGGACATAAATGATACAATACTAGAAACTAAGAACGAACTTACAAGATTTGAAGAAAAAATCAGAATTCTAAGCTCAACAACTGCTGAACTTGTGCAAATAGAAGAAGAAATAATTAGAAAGAATAGGATTAAGGGGGAATATGAGAAAAACTTATCTTCCCTAGAACTAGCTAGAGATACTATTGATAAAATATCTAGAAATATTCAAAGAGATTTTGCTCCAAGACTAAGTAGTGGAGTAGGAGAAATCATTGAAAAAGTTACAAAAGGAAAGTATACTGATATTAAAATAACTGAGAACCTAGATATAAAAGTTGTAGACCCTATAAGCAATAAAATAGTTGATGTAGACAAACTAAGTGGAGGTACCATAGATCAGCTATACTTTGCACTGAGATTTGGGATTATTGATATTATAAAAGAAGATAATAATCTACCGCTAATCCTAGACGATTGTTTTGTGCAGTATGATATGGATAGAATAGAAAATATACTAGAATTTTTATCTATTGAAAGCCTAAAAAGACAGATAATATTATTTACATGTCATAATAGAGAAAAAGAGATACTTAATAATATGGGTTTTAAATATAATCTAGTTAATCTATAGAATTAGTTGATGTGCTACATTAGCTATAATAAATCTGTAAAACTAGAGCTTTAAAGGTTAATGTTTAACGTTAACCTTAATCTTAATCTTAATCTTAACCTTAACTTAGGCATTGGGGGTGAAATTATGGCTGTGTACGGCATAGCTGATCTTCATTTAGATTCAACAGGAGATAAACCAATGGATATTTTTGGTAACAACTGGGTATCGCATCAAGATAAAATATTTAACAATTGGAGGAATATTGTATCGGAGGATGACATAGTCCTAATTGCTGGGGATATCTCATGGGCACTAAGACTTTCAGAAGCATATGCAGATTTAATGAAAATAGAAAAACTCCCAGGTAATAAGGTTATAACTAGAGGAAACCACGATTATTGGTGGTCTACAAAATCTAAGCTAGAAGGACTTGGGTTTAAGACTATACATTTTTTACACAATGATAGCTTTTTATATAATTCTATTGTTATCTGTGGTGCAAGAGGATGGGCATCAAAGGATAGCGATGAGTTTGATTCACAGGATGAGAAAATATTTTCACGAGAAATAAATAGGTTAGATTTATCTCTTTCTTCTATAAAAGATGATTCTTTTGAGAAAATAGTTATGCTTCATTATCCACCCTTTAACACAGAAAATAAGTCTCCAAATGAATTTGTAGATATTATGAAAAAGTATAATGTAACTAAATGTGTATATGGGCATCTTCATGGGGAGGGGCATAAGCTTGTAGTGGAAGGCAATATAGAGGGAATTGATTTTCATTGTATAGCTTGTGACTATATTAATTTTACACCAAAGGAGATAATTAGGTAGTGACTTTTGATTTTTAGTCTATATATAGAGGTGTAGCTAAAGAGTCCTATCTTACAATAGTAAGGTTAAAGATAAAATAGTTCTAACATATGTGGGGAAATGTGGTATTATAATATTAATATTATAATAAACTGTCAGTCAATTTTTAGGATAGCATTCATGAGCATAAAACAATAAAGGGGGAAACCAGTGTGTTTAGTGCAGAAATAGCATTAAAAAATGAAACAGGTCTTCATGCAAGACCAGCAAGTCAATTTGTTTTTACAGCATCAAAATTTAAGTCTCAAATCAAGGTTATTAAGGATGGAAAAGAATACAATGGCAAAAGTATAATGGGTGTACTTAGTATGGGAGCAAGTAAGGGAACTAATTTGACAATTCAAGCTGAAGGAGAAGATGAAAAAGAAGCTGTTGAAGCGTTAATAGCGCTGATAGACAATGGCTTTGGAGAATAGGGGGGCTTAGTTGTGATTGGCATAGGTGTATCATCTGGAATAGGAATGGGTAAGACCATTATTAAAAAAGAACCGACAATCAAACTAAAGAAGAACCACATTGATAATCCAGAAAGAGAAATTAGTATTCTAAATGATGCAAGAGAAAAAGGAAAAGAACAAATAGAAGCCTTGTATCAGCATGCTTTCAATACTATAGGAAAGAAAGAGGCAGGTATATTTAGAGCTCATAAGATGATACTTGAAGATCCAGACTTCTTTGGACAGATAGAAAGTAAGATAAAAGAAGAAATGGTGAACGCAGAATGGGCTATTTCAGAGGTTGCTAACTTTTTTATTGAAATGTTTGAGGCTATGGAAGATGAGTATATGCGAGAAAGAGTAGCTGACATAAGGGACGTAACAGGAAGGCTAATTAAAATAGTACTTGGAATAGAGGATACAGATTTAAGCAACTTAACAGAACCAGTCATAATAGTGGCTGAGGATTTAACACCATCGGATACTGCTCAAATGGATAGAAAAAAAGTCATTGGATTTATAACTGAAGTAGGTGGAAAAACCTCACATTCGGCTATAATGGCTAGAACACTAGAAATACCTGCTGTAGTTGGTTTGGAAAATGCCACTGAACTAATATCAAATGGAGACTATGTAATATTAGATGGAGATACAGGTAATGTTATTATAAATCCTGAGAGAGAAGTTATTGAAGAATACTCAAGAAAACGAGAAGAATATATTGAATTTAAGAAAAAGCTAGAGGAAATGAGAGGACAAAAAAGTATCACTAAAGATTGCTTTGAAGTTGAGATAGCAGCAAATATCGGGACTCCAAAGGACGTAGAAGGAGTACTGTTAAACGATGGTGAAGGAGTAGGACTATATAGAACTGAATTTTTGTATATGGATAGAGACAGACTACCTACTGAAGAGGAACAGTTTGAAGCATATAAGGAAGTAGCAGTAAAGCTTGAAGGTAGACCTGTAGTTATCAGAACTCTTGATATAGGTGGAGACAAGGAGCTTTCTTATCTTCCATTTCCAAAGGAGATAAATCCATTCTTAGGCTATAGAGCCATAAGACTTTGTCTTGATCAGACAGACATTTTTAGGACACAGTTAAGAGCTTTGCTACGTGCAAGTGCTTACGGAAATATAAAAATCATGTTTCCTATGATTTCTGCAATAGAAGAATTGAGACAAGCTAAGGGCATATTAGAAGATGTAAAAAATGAATTAAGGTCAGAAGGCATAATGTTTAATGAAAACACAGAAGTAGGTATTATGATTGAGGTACCTGCAGCAGCAGTGATGTCTGACTTATTTGCAAAGGAAGTAGATTTCTTTAGTATAGGAACAAACGATTTAATTCAATATACAACTGCAGTTGATAGATGCAATGGAAATATAGCTTATCTATATAACGAGTTTCATCCTGCAGTCTTAAGGCTCATTAAAAAAGTAATAGATAATGGTCATAAAGAAGGAATATGGGTAGGAATGTGTGGAGAAGTAGCGGGAAATCCACAGCTAATTCCAGTTCTCATTGGAATGGGATTAGACGAGTTTAGTATGAGTGCATCCTCTATGCTAAGAGCTAGGTGGATTGTGAATAATCTTAGTAAAAGAGAGATGGAAGGCTTAGTTGATGAAATATTAAAACTTCCAACAGCTGAAGAAGTAAAAGACTTTATTGCTCAAAATGTGAATATAAACTAACACTGAGTTTAGACAGGAAAAGAATGTTAGTATCTTTGCCTGTCTTTTTCATTACTCTTAATTAGTTTGGATTTTAATTCAGAATAGTTTACGTTATTTAGAAATCTAGTTAGTTCATCTATTTTCTTTTTACGTATTTTAATAACTACAAAAAACATATAAAATATAACTAGTATAGCCAATATTAGATGCAACATTTATATACCTCCTTAGATTCTATAGTTGACAATCTTTAAAATAATAATACATATGGAAAGGGGAACAAAATGGTAAAAGAACTAGAAGTAAAGGTGCTAGGTATTGATAAAAAGGATATTGAAGGGAAACTAGAGAAGCTAGGCGCAAAGCTATTGAGTAAGGAATATCAAGTCAATACATTATACGATTCAGGGGATAAGATTATCGAAAAGCTAGGAGATGGATATTTAAGAATAAGAGAAACTAAAGATTTAATAACAGGCAATGTGGAGATTTTTTTTACACTAAAAAAGAATGTATCAAGTGATATGGCAAGAGAAAATTTAGAAATCGAAACAATGGTTACAGATAAAAAAGCACTTAATAGCATACTTGAACATCTAAATATTAAAGTAATACATGAAGGTACTAAGGAAAGAATCTCATATTTGTATGATGATATAAGATTTGATATAGACACCTGGGACAAAGCTACTTATCCATATCCATATTTAGAAATAGAAGTAACCAAAAAAGAAGATATAAAAAGAGCTGCTGAGCTTTTAGAATTAGAGGAAGAGAGTATAACCACAAAATCACTTCGAGAGCTTAGAGAAGAGATAGGATTAGAGAAGATATAAAGTTTACTTCAAAAGAGTTGGGGGGAGGAGCAAAGGTGAAAAGATACTCTAGAAACATGAATATGCTATCACCTGAAGAAAACGCTAGTCTTAGCAAATTCAAGGTTTGTATAATTGGCTGTGGTGGCTTAGGTGGATATATTATTGAGATGCTTGCAAGGTTAGGGATTGGACACCTAACTGTAGTTGATGGAGATGTATTCGAAGAGTCAAACTTAAATAGACAACTTCTATCAGATATGGACTCATTAGGAAAATCAAAGGCTCTAATAGCTAAGGACAGAATAAATAAAGTAAATCCATTAATTAACGTAAAGGCTGTAAGTGAAAGATTAACAGAAGATAATGGTTTAGAAATATTAGCAGGTCATGATGTAATAGTAGATGCATTAGATAATATAGATACTAGATTGCTTATTCAAAAACAAGCTGAAGAACTTAGGATTCCACTTGTACATGGGGCTATAGCTGGTTGGTATGGACAGGTATCAACTATATTCCCAGGAGATAGGACACTGGATTTGTTGTATTCAAACAGCGGAAGTAAGGGATTAGAAGAAGAACTTGGGAATCCCTCATTTACCCCTGCATTAGTAGCATCTATAGAGGTAAGTGAAGTGCTGAAAATTCTCATAAATAGAGGAGATTTACTGAGAAGAAAGTTACTTATAATCAATACCTTAAATCAGGATTATGAGGTAATTAATCTCTAATACTAAATCAATCACCTTTATATTTTAAAGGCATAAAATAAATTAATGAATATTGCAACTTAAAGTATAAGGTGGTTATAAGTATGGAAGACAATAGAAGTGAAGTCTTACAGGATTTAGCTATATTAGCCTTACCTATTTTGGTTTTTATCTTGATTGAAAAAAGTGGAGTTTTTGGAACAGAAGTAAATTATACAAGAAATTACCATAACAAAATCAGGATGCTTAAAGAAATAAGCCCATATTTTTTAGAGGAAGACCAAGTTGTTTTAGGTAAGGTACAGGACATCTTTGAAATACTTAATAGGTTTAACAGAATAATCAATAATGACTATCAGGAAAATGTTAGAGCTTTAAATCAAGACTTGTCAATGATGGACAGAAAAGAAATGATAATATCTAAATTAGCAAATTACTTAGATGACAATAGAAGGAAGCTAGCAGAAAATGTTGTGGGAACTAAACAGAACATATTCAAGACAAAAGAAAATCTAGAGAGATATTCTCAAATAGTATCTACACAAAACACAGATAAGCTGACATCTATGCTAAAATTAGCAAAATCCATAGAACCCATAATGCCAGATAAAGGGAAAGCCCAGCTAAGGAAAATTGAAAAGATAATAGATATTATAAAAGCCTCTGACAATGAATTTAAGCCTTATTATTAGAGAGGCTTTTCTTACTGTTATTAATTTTTATCCTTGAAGGATTTTAAATAGGTATGTTGAATAAATAATAGATAAGGACTAAAGCTAATTAAGAGGAATCGAACTATTGAGCTATTACCCAATAAGATAGGATGATTTATTTGATGACCACAATAGGAGGGGGAACCTTGGACAGGATAGCGATTATATCAGACATTCATGGAAACACACCTGCATTAAAAGCAGTTTTAGATGATATAAGAAAAAAGGAAGTTAGTAAAATTATTTGTCTAGGAGATTTGGCTGGGAAAGGTCCTAATCCTGCTGAAGTAGTAGATATCATTAGAAGAGAGTGTAATGAAGTGCTTATGGGTAACTGGGATAAGATGATATCGGAAGAAAGTGATTATGCAATGGTTAAATGGGCTAGAGAAAAACTAGGGCAGGAAAGACTAGATTATATCAAGAAGTTACCCTTCTCGCTAGACTTTTATATAAGCGGTAGACTCATAAGATTGTTTCATGCTTCACCTCAGGGGATTTTTCATAGAGTACATAGACATAGCCCTTTAGAAAAGATACTTGGAATGTTTGATAATACAGAAAATACAGGAAAACTCTTTGGAGATCAGAGCCCAGATATAATTGGATATGGAGATATACATGGCGCATATATCAGTTATTTTGATGATAAGGTTATATTTAATGTTGGCAGTGTAGGTAATCCGCTAGATATGACATTAGCTTCCTATGTAATATTAGAAGGCGAATATAATGGCAGGGATAATAAAGGATTTCAGGTTAACTTTATAAGGGTACCCTATGATGTAGAGTTAGCTATAAGATTAGCAAAAGATTCTAATATGCCAGAAACAGATGCATATATTAATGAACTGAGAACAGGAAGGTATAGGGGTAGAAAATAATAGGTTTAGAATTAAAAATTAAATCCGGTAGGTGGTACTAATGAGCAATTCAATTATTAATTTCACACTTTTTAGCCCAATTAATAATTTTATGTTTTCATTTGCTCCAGTATTTATTATGATTATTTTTATTGTAGTTATCTTAATGTTTATAATAAATGCTGTTAAGGGAGTCAAGCAATGGAGCTATAATAATGCTCAGCCACTTCTTATTGTAGATGTAGAGATAGTTTCTAAAAGAATAAATGTATCACATCATCATCATAACAATAACAATCATACGCATCATCATAGCTCTACTTCATATTATGTTACCTTTCAAGTTGAGAGCGGAGACAGAATGGAATTCCAGATTCCAGGTAATGAATATGGGTTAATGACAGAAGGAGATAGGGGGAAGTTAAAATTTCAAGGTACTAGATATTTAGGATTTGAAAGGTTTAAATAGGTGACATAATACAATTTTTATGAGAAACTTGGGAAAAGTTTATGTAGATGAGGAACTATTCTATAAAGATGGTAAGCTTTTTATTTTATATTGTAGAAAAGAGAATCCAGATTTGAGAATGAAAAGTTACAATTAATTTTGTTACAAAAAATTAACAAAAATTAGATAGCCTTTACTATGGTTTATGATAACAGGAAGATTAGGGTAGAGCCAGTATTTCCACAATTCTAAGCCTTGTAAAGGTCTATTTTTTGTTAGAAAATTTATTCTTTTAAAGAAGGAAAAATTATTCGAGTATCGAAATAAACATATTATGTACAATACTAAGTAATTTCGATATTATTCAGAAATTACAGAATTAACAAAAAACGTACAATAGATTTAAGGGGGTTAATAAATGTTAAGCAGAGCAATTATAGAAGATGTTTTAACTGCTGCACTTTCAACAGGTGGAGACTTTGCAGAAATCTTTGTAGAAGACAGATTTAACACAGGCCTTCTATTTGTAGGGGGTAAGGTCGAAGGAGGCATATCAGGAAGAGATTTTGGTGTAGGTATAAGAATATTCTATGGGTTGAATAGTATTTATGCTTATACTAATGACTCATCTAAAGAGAATTTAGTTAAGGTTGCCAAGGAGGCAGCTACAGCTATAAAAGGCAACAGTATTCATCAGGTCTTAGATTTTACTAAGGCTGAGATAAATAATATTCATCCTATTAAACTACTTCCAAGTAGTATTAATAAGTCACAAAAGGTTGAATTGATGAAGAGGGCTTACAATGCGGCTAAAAATTATGACGAGGTTATAAGCCAAGTCACAGTCAGATATCTAGACAATGAGCAAAATGTGCTTATTGCTAACTCTGAAGGGCTATATGCAGAGGATAAGAGAACACGTACTAGAACAGCTATTTTAGCAGTTGCATCTGCAAATGGAGAGATGCAGTCAGGCTTCTATGGTCCTGGAGCACATATGGGCTTTGAATTCTATGACAA of the Proteiniborus sp. DW1 genome contains:
- a CDS encoding metallophosphoesterase, encoding MAVYGIADLHLDSTGDKPMDIFGNNWVSHQDKIFNNWRNIVSEDDIVLIAGDISWALRLSEAYADLMKIEKLPGNKVITRGNHDYWWSTKSKLEGLGFKTIHFLHNDSFLYNSIVICGARGWASKDSDEFDSQDEKIFSREINRLDLSLSSIKDDSFEKIVMLHYPPFNTENKSPNEFVDIMKKYNVTKCVYGHLHGEGHKLVVEGNIEGIDFHCIACDYINFTPKEIIR
- a CDS encoding HPr family phosphocarrier protein, with amino-acid sequence MFSAEIALKNETGLHARPASQFVFTASKFKSQIKVIKDGKEYNGKSIMGVLSMGASKGTNLTIQAEGEDEKEAVEALIALIDNGFGE
- the ptsP gene encoding phosphoenolpyruvate--protein phosphotransferase, whose translation is MIGIGVSSGIGMGKTIIKKEPTIKLKKNHIDNPEREISILNDAREKGKEQIEALYQHAFNTIGKKEAGIFRAHKMILEDPDFFGQIESKIKEEMVNAEWAISEVANFFIEMFEAMEDEYMRERVADIRDVTGRLIKIVLGIEDTDLSNLTEPVIIVAEDLTPSDTAQMDRKKVIGFITEVGGKTSHSAIMARTLEIPAVVGLENATELISNGDYVILDGDTGNVIINPEREVIEEYSRKREEYIEFKKKLEEMRGQKSITKDCFEVEIAANIGTPKDVEGVLLNDGEGVGLYRTEFLYMDRDRLPTEEEQFEAYKEVAVKLEGRPVVIRTLDIGGDKELSYLPFPKEINPFLGYRAIRLCLDQTDIFRTQLRALLRASAYGNIKIMFPMISAIEELRQAKGILEDVKNELRSEGIMFNENTEVGIMIEVPAAAVMSDLFAKEVDFFSIGTNDLIQYTTAVDRCNGNIAYLYNEFHPAVLRLIKKVIDNGHKEGIWVGMCGEVAGNPQLIPVLIGMGLDEFSMSASSMLRARWIVNNLSKREMEGLVDEILKLPTAEEVKDFIAQNVNIN
- a CDS encoding class IV adenylate cyclase, which translates into the protein MVKELEVKVLGIDKKDIEGKLEKLGAKLLSKEYQVNTLYDSGDKIIEKLGDGYLRIRETKDLITGNVEIFFTLKKNVSSDMARENLEIETMVTDKKALNSILEHLNIKVIHEGTKERISYLYDDIRFDIDTWDKATYPYPYLEIEVTKKEDIKRAAELLELEEESITTKSLRELREEIGLEKI
- a CDS encoding HesA/MoeB/ThiF family protein, with the protein product MKRYSRNMNMLSPEENASLSKFKVCIIGCGGLGGYIIEMLARLGIGHLTVVDGDVFEESNLNRQLLSDMDSLGKSKALIAKDRINKVNPLINVKAVSERLTEDNGLEILAGHDVIVDALDNIDTRLLIQKQAEELRIPLVHGAIAGWYGQVSTIFPGDRTLDLLYSNSGSKGLEEELGNPSFTPALVASIEVSEVLKILINRGDLLRRKLLIINTLNQDYEVINL
- a CDS encoding metallophosphoesterase family protein, which gives rise to MDRIAIISDIHGNTPALKAVLDDIRKKEVSKIICLGDLAGKGPNPAEVVDIIRRECNEVLMGNWDKMISEESDYAMVKWAREKLGQERLDYIKKLPFSLDFYISGRLIRLFHASPQGIFHRVHRHSPLEKILGMFDNTENTGKLFGDQSPDIIGYGDIHGAYISYFDDKVIFNVGSVGNPLDMTLASYVILEGEYNGRDNKGFQVNFIRVPYDVELAIRLAKDSNMPETDAYINELRTGRYRGRK
- a CDS encoding DUF2500 domain-containing protein — protein: MSNSIINFTLFSPINNFMFSFAPVFIMIIFIVVILMFIINAVKGVKQWSYNNAQPLLIVDVEIVSKRINVSHHHHNNNNHTHHHSSTSYYVTFQVESGDRMEFQIPGNEYGLMTEGDRGKLKFQGTRYLGFERFK